Below is a genomic region from Ascaphus truei isolate aAscTru1 chromosome 8, aAscTru1.hap1, whole genome shotgun sequence.
CAATATGAGTAACGGCATAGGTTGCTAATAACTTTAGGTaagtaattgattttttttttcattacgcaattaatttttaattccTATTTTTAAAACAATTATGTATACATCTGTCCCTGGAGTTTTTCTCCTCTTCTAAACCTATTCCCAGCTCTGCAACCACAAGGCATCAGAGTGGCAATGCCGAATGGCGACAATGTGATTGCTTCTGTGATGTGATGGCGACCTTTAGCGGCCAGACCCTTGATGAAGAATATTGAAGTTGAGTCCCTTCCTTTCTAGAAAACAAGCAAGATAGTTATGACTTACCTGGGAAGTCACAAGGCTCCCTGGCATGGTGACCCTGTACAGGCATGCCAACAGGGCAGTGGGAAGGGTAATAATATATGCTACCCTATATAATGTTCTGTGAGGCTGGCTTCCCTTTGTCCGGGAAGATTTCAACTCCATTTATTGAATGGAGCTTAGTTTTGCTCATGCATTGGGAAGGTGTCTTCAAAATACAAGAGCCACAGATTGAAGAGCCACCGTCCCTGCAAATACTGAAGCAAATGCATGTTAAATACAGCACAATTCTAACTACTTTGTTCTGAGTTAAGTTTTACCACTCTTCTTGAGGCGATCACTTTAACCAcaagaaaaataattatttaaagaAGAGAGAATGCTGACTATTATATTCAAAGGTATAATGTTGAGGCCTGTAAAAGATAAACAGAGAGGTGGAGTGATATGATATTGCTGCTATTGCGGCCGAGCAAAATAAGGAATACGCCCAGAAAGAAACCCGTTTTCCCTTCAGTAAATCACTTAATGGTTCCATCAATCTTAGCTCAGGCAACACAAGCCAACGGAAGAAAACTTATCAGAACAAGCTTTATAAACACTGATAGTCAGAAACACAAGGTCTTCTAGGAAACTGCCCTGATTTTCAAGGATTTTGTCCTATTTTCACTTTTTTACATGGCCCCCTATGTGACTACACAAGATGCCTCAAACACAAAATCTGATTGATCTCAGTGggacttttttctttgatacatattttGACCCCACAATCACTTTACGTTGCCTTGAAAAATATGTCCGTGTGTGTAGTTCTTCCCATGCTGTCAACATTTAACATGTATTTAGCTTAATGATAAATATCTATTTCAAAATCTGAATTATCGGGACATTGAAGCAGTGGCTTTAAGAGATGCCATCTCCAGGATAATTTCACAGATACTTACAGTAATGCAGAAGGAGAGGCCTATTCTGGTTTTAGGTTTTTTGACAGACTTTTTACAATGCAGCCTCCCTGTCCACATGTCCCACACTATACaatgtgttaaaaaatatatctaGAACCACCATAGTTTGGCCTTAAATCTCGTTAGCTGATTACACACAGTTGGGGACCAACGTGATAATTAGAGCTCTTTTTTTGTATtatgcaaagaagggtgggtcgcTGTGTTAGTCCTTTCCTCCATGCAGTAAcaaaggaggagagggagtgggggggtatgataccttttattggaccaacaggtagttgatacagtatatacaagctttccaacctctcaatGTCCTTCATCAGGTCAGCCTGAGAGGTTCAACCGTTTGTAACTTATCAACTACTTGCTGgcccaataaaaggcatcatatcACCTACTTTTTGGAATTCTGTAATATGCTTTTATAATACAAAATATTTTTTACTGCAATTCCAGTGAGCATTTTTTATTCCCAATATTGAGCATTACAGTGTGATCTTTAATGTTGCACATTTTGAGGCTTTTAAACTTGCTATTCTTTTTATTGGAGAATCTGTGTCGTATTATTGGATGAGCAAGAATATAAACAGGAATTTAACTCCAAGAATCCCCTCTAAAATATATTTAGCATTAGAAACCTTGAGCATAACAATTATTTGATATTTTCTTTAAATTCTGatcatgtgctgaagcagcggctcagttagtaaagacactgactgataacaatgacactgagtgcaaatcaggggaacctggttcaatgctcaatgtcatctccttgtgaccttgggcaagtcagtttatctccctgtgcctcccgcaCACACAATGGTAAACTCAttactcatctgggcagggactgtgtctgtagaaATTCTATGTACAATGCCGCTTATAGTGCACTATATTGTAGTTGTGAATAGAGTTGGGCACCTTTTTTAGCTGGATTTCGATCCGCCAGTATTTTTGGTTagtggatttcagtggatcagtcTCTAAAATGACAATTCACCTTTTGCAGATTTGTTTTTCTAACATCGACAATGTATCCACGGATTCCACAATTCTCtgacggattttaagaatccaagcCGCAAattgctgaatccatggattggattcttaaaatccgtcagcggattgtatccattggcggttttggattaatccgcacGGATTAAAACTAtaacaatccgttggcggattttacaccgcgtaacggattttgaatggaaaactcgggaaaatccgggaaacggatttggactggttcgtcCATCTCTAGTTATGAAGAACTTTCAGTCCCTTTAGGAGAAAAGagctacagtatatgaaataaagttattattattattattattattattgtcttgttgattatatttctttttgtttggcttttagAATTTTCGTTCCCATGTTAAGTTGCTATCTCTGGAAATCCTCTCAATGTCACTTTCATCTGATGACTATTATACATTCCTGGTTCATACACATGCAATAACAATGATGCAATGTGGCATCATTATTATATTATCTTTGAGTCATTCCTACTCTATAGCGCAGGGATtggcaaatccagtcctcaagggctgcctaacaggtcaggttttcaggatatccctgcttcggaacaggtggctcaattagtggctcagttgaaaactgcaccacctgtgcttaagccggtatatcctgaaaacctgacctgttggtggcccttgaggactggagttgctcacccctgcttcAGGGTATGAAATAATAcccctgcagtacagtatgttgcaggtctttttttctctttattaCAGAAAATTATACAGTAAGGTACCTTGTAATAATGAATAAATTATGTAGGTTCTACCACCAAAATTACCTTCACACAGCTTTAATTTCAAAGGACACATATATGAGGATGTGCTCGGAATGATCTCATGTGCGTGCATTTAACActtataataaaataaacaccagCGATAATTAACACGTTTTAACCTGGTTAGGCTTATTTTCCATTTAATGGTCAATCCAAACAGCCCAATATGTAACATGTAATGATCCCCAACATGTACATCATGGTACTTACAAACGTTGTACCAGCTTTCAGAGGACATAtcaatttaaaataataataataatttggtgTTTAAATATAGTgtgtaaaatacattaaatttgtcactatatatatgtatatataggtcactctcacaacattaacacaaaacaccCCAGAACATTCAAAACAAAAGGTTAGTAGCAAAGATTGGATTTGTAATTCATTCATTTCTCATCTGGTTTCCAAAACTTCAGACTTAAATAATTTACAATAAAATTACTAACATAAGATTCTCATTTTgctcactcacacacatacacacacattatctctcGCTTTGTTTCCCATTTCTATATTGTATAAATGTTCTATTCTTCTGTAAGAGTAATTTCACATCTGTTGTATTTGGTAAAAGACCAGTAGCACATGTTGACTATACAATTTGTAAGCGCCATAGGAAGGTTACTTATAATACATAATGGAATATGTACTGTGTTCTCTGCTTGACAGTTTCAAGTACTATTGATTCTTTTTTATTTAACATCTTCGCTAATGCTAAATATACTTAGAACTCTCTGCAatactaatgttttttttatgtatgaaGATAATGTGTTATTGGAAAAATACTCAATTTTCACCACCAAAGACTCCTCTTAACATACAGTGAAGTCATCACAAAGCAGAAATTTTGTAATAACCCTTCGTGTAGGGTAAACCGTATGTCCTATATATTTAAGTTATTCCTTGAAAAGGGGAATTGGAACAAGCATTACCTTTTAAACGTATGCACCAGtagaatgtatatgtatatatattccacTGTGTAATGACCATAGGTTTACTAATaggtgtgatgtaagagagatTGAAATGTATTTGATTGTTGCCTATATGTTTGCTATCCCATGAACTATATGGTGGCCGagtaaaaacatacataaaattcACTTGCAGAACGAAATAAAACTACTCTTCAGAAATGTAAGTATTGTTTTCCTGTTTCCTTCGTGTCATTTACCTCTGGGAATGTATTAAATATAGCAAGAAATGTATTTGTGCCAGACCATAAATATAATATTGTTTAAAAATCATTAGTGAAATGAAGGTTACTTCATTTCCGATGTCAGGATAGCCACTGCAAGTAATGCCAGCTAATTGTGGGACCTAAAGAATTGTATTAAggtcccacatcccccctccccccccccaaaaaaaaccctgTGAACTCTGCTTTTATTGAATGCAGATCACTTCTTTaaacaaatgaaaatgtttaagaaataaaatgtatgtaaaaAGGGTCGGTAAATAATTGTACCTATTCAGTGTCAGAAAATCCTGCAACGCTGGTGATTGATTAAAACCCTAAAGTATTGGAGCCCTTTAAACGCGAAGGGCCATAAACATTTACCTGCTTTGCTTAAAACTATTATTGCATGTAAAAAATCTCAACGCATAAGAAAATAATTAAATCTGCATTGCTGGCCTTAACACGGAACACATTTTGCAGTGTAatcctttaaataacacacagtcCTTTGTATTAAACTCAGTTGTGAGAATAGCAGTTGGAAAGATATGACATGTAACCCGTTTTAACCCACGTGATGTTATTCTCCCAAACAACCAATCTGGTAATAATGTGTCAAGTAATAAACTGATCAAATACACCAACCTCTTTTCATATTAgtacatatagaacataaaaaCCACTGAGAGTCCAGAGAAACAGTATAATGTACCAGAAGTGTCTGCTAAGAATGGATTAATTAAAAAGATATAAAAGATTGCCTGCAAATGACCTCACTTGCTATTGTTTGATATTAATTGCATTATATTTTCTTTAGGTCTAGTTACTTCTTTTTTCGGAAATGAATCTCAAAATCACATTATGACTTCAATTATTTTAAGCTTATGTACAGTTTACTGTGTGtgatgggaatatatatatatatatatatatatatatatatatatatatatatatatatatatatatatatatatatatatatatatatatatatatataccgttatatatgtgtgtgtccatattcctataaatataaatacatagaATACTTAAAGTCAGTCCAGGTCTTTTTTCCCCAGGAGTTCTTTGTTGGTGCTCCTGGAATAGGGCTCAAAGGCAGAGGAGCTGAGGTACCGGGCTGACAGCTCCTGGAGGTTCCCTGCCATTGTCAATGGGTTGGAGGAGAGCCGGTTGGCCACAGTGCCTAGTAGAGATGGCACGGGCATGCTGAAGATGCTGTGCCCCGTGGGGGAGGCGTGGAGTCCGGGCTGGCGTGGAGGTGCACTAGTCATTGCAGGGTGGGATGGGTTTCCAGGACCTGAGCTGCCTGGGCCACGCAGGGTACCTGCTGCACAAGGGGGTAGTAGTCCTGGCAGGCCAGGGGGGGACAGCAGGCGACCTTGTTCCAGGAGCCGTAGGACGCTGCAGGTGGCTGCAGTTTCAGATACCACAGAGCGCAGCTCGGAGTCTTTGCCTTGGTCCTTTTTCTGCTTTGTCCTCCTGTTCTGGAACCAAACTTTCACCTGGAAGGAGAGCAGCGAGAAGCTTAGGACACAGCCCTGTGACACCAGAGATAGTACAGAGGGACACAGCCCTGTGACACCAGAGATAGGACAGAGGGACACAGCCCTGTGACACCAGAGATAGGACAGAGGGACACAGCCCTGTGACATCAGAGATAGGACAGGGGACACAGTCCTGTGACACCAGAGATAAAGGACAGGGGGACACAGCCCTGTGAAACCAGGGTAGGACAGGTAAAGGACAAGGGGGACAGCACTGTGACACCATGGATAGGACAGGGGGGACAGCTCTGTGACACCAGGCATAGGACAGGTAAAGGACAGGGGGATACAGCCTGTGACACCATGAATAGGACAGATAAAAGACAGCGGGACACTAAGAGGAATACCAACAAAGACTTAAACAAAAACCTCCAAAAACTGGGGACACAGACCTGTGGCACCAGAGATACGACAGGGGGAGACAGACCCTGTGACAGCAGAGATAAAGGACAGGGGGGCATGACTCTGTGACACCAGGATAGGACAGGTAAAGGACACAGGGGACAAAGCCCCGTGACACCAGAGATAGGACCGATAATGACAATGGGACACTAAGGGGAATACCAACAACGAATGGAACTAAACCCTCAAAAAGTGGGAAGTGTGAATGACTGAGATGGAAACAGGTGAAAAGCTTTAACTAGGAGCCAGAATCCAGAAATAAACACAGAGAATATACTGTGTATAGACaataagatagatagatagatagatagatagataggtaggtaggtaggtaggtaggtagatagatagatagatattagtaAATAGGTAGCTATGCAGGTATACGATAGATAGATTGCATCAGATTGTAAAAACACCATGTAATGCATCAGACAGGTAATACTATTTTTTCTTTAACTCCTCCACAATATTCCGAGGAATAACAGAATATAAATACAATGTACAGTTTGTATTTCCATAAATGTCTCTGCTGCAAGGACCGTTAAGTGCAGTAAAACAGGGAGAAAAACTGAAACTAGAGAGACACTTTGGGGTTTGTGATTTTCTTTTTGCCGGcagacacacacccagcagtCACACACCTAGCAGTTACACACCTATCAGTCACACACCTAGCAAACACCTAGCAGACACACACCTATCAGTCACACACCTAGCAGACACCTAGCAGACACACACCTAGCAGTCACACACCTAGCAGTCAGGACACAAGATGTTTCTCTTTGTTAAACGGTTCTGGCTTCAAATGGGATTTTTACTGGGGTTTCACCCAAACTTCTGTCAGCCTTTCTATTAGTGACCGTCTAACGATAGTCTACATGCCCCAGGATAGTTACTGCTTTATCATAACATAAACATCATAACATCAAATAATTGGACATACCATATAGTGATGAACAATATACAGTTACATGACAAATTACGTACAttcgcatcacacacacacacacacacacacacacacacacacacacacacacacacacacacacacacacacacacacacacacacacacaataatttcTCTACTTTTCTGCTTTGATGATCTCTTAATCATTTccgaaaaaaataaatcaaactaTACTAacgtaaaaaaacaaacagcccacatataatatataatttaatagCGCAAGGTAATCAGTTTGTAGGTTGAGAGTGACCTTGAGACGCTGCACAAACTCAACACATTCCCCTCCAATCATTTGAAGTATTTGAGTACAATAGATTATATCCTATTTACTTTACATTCCAATCGACCTCAGAAAATCTGTTTAAATTGTGGTGTCACATTGTCGATGGTGTTTACATTATTGAAACCCACTAATCTCTAGCTGAGATCCAAAAGACGTTTATTTGGGGTGATttgctatatttttttttttttttttttttatagaaattcCCTCTACTTTGTAGTTCATTGTCtaattatattatacatatttataacATCTCTTGGTTTCTGTAAGAATGGGGAGGCAATCAaagcatgttaaaataaaaaaattaaaatatatattattgtaggTTTAATATATACAGCCTTTTAttgcctttattgaaaactaatgacCTAAACTACCGATCAATTCGTTCTTCCATGATCAATCAGCAAAATCATGCTTccaagggttcactaaatggttgtctttcagtttcaaatcaatctttcagtcagtgtagctcagcagctacaatgtattcttatattactaaggtaacattatctattgttacagtttgtagcTTGTActactgggaatattggcaagaaatgatcacaaacaggaaagtgttgtaaatatcttgcactgctgggggtgtgtgttaaaacctgctatacaaatcaaaagatgctcagaatattaaaactcattaaaatagcATTACCGGTTggattttaaaacaaaaaaggtagtaagtattatctaatactacagaacagatttatttatttattttttaaaacacagaatattgcttgaattgctcctttaattctGTTACATCAAAATGTTACTGTTTATAACTAAATCTGAACATTGTACACTTGTATCATCTTTATTATGTGTAAATAGCATGTTTGTATTAGGAGAGCTATAGTATCTTATGTAGAAACC
It encodes:
- the VAX1 gene encoding ventral anterior homeobox 1 — protein: MFEKPGKMDVRCNSNAEESNRISKTGHKEGKEGKDNQGNLSTSYLKEQQGSYPASGSSEGCTKTKSSSNADPEYCRRILVRDAKGSIREIILPKGLDLDRPKRTRTSFTAEQLYRLEMEFQRCQYVVGRERTELARQLNLSETQVKVWFQNRRTKQKKDQGKDSELRSVVSETAATCSVLRLLEQGRLLSPPGLPGLLPPCAAGTLRGPGSSGPGNPSHPAMTSAPPRQPGLHASPTGHSIFSMPVPSLLGTVANRLSSNPLTMAGNLQELSARYLSSSAFEPYSRSTNKELLGKKDLD